A section of the Microbacterium sp. MM2322 genome encodes:
- a CDS encoding CPBP family intramembrane glutamic endopeptidase — protein sequence MVRAAEETRPVLGVRVVPALLVCLAAPAFFVLLTPWLGWVLLAAGLALAVALEGRDAAASGPSLTRDLSLIAIGMLIVSVIPLKAELDNAAMIRFTLALGGAVLVPYLVSRFVYRDHAIRFPWRGGGRWTRWQWAWLVAVLVLGWLLLPFYFITSGVYENWPVVDTPDLIARLFVGVGAVGIWDELFFICTCFALLRRHFADATANVLQAVVFVSFLWELGYRAWGPALTIPFALLQAVIFLRTKSLAYVVTVHLLFDAVVFAVLVHAHNPGLLDGLFLVPAP from the coding sequence ATGGTCCGCGCCGCGGAAGAAACGCGTCCCGTCCTCGGCGTGCGCGTCGTCCCGGCGCTCCTGGTGTGCCTTGCGGCGCCGGCGTTCTTCGTGCTGCTGACGCCGTGGCTGGGGTGGGTGTTGCTCGCGGCGGGCCTCGCGCTCGCCGTCGCCCTCGAAGGGCGGGATGCCGCGGCATCCGGACCCTCTCTCACGCGCGACCTGTCGCTGATCGCGATCGGGATGCTGATCGTCAGCGTCATCCCGTTGAAGGCCGAACTCGACAACGCGGCCATGATCCGGTTCACCCTCGCCCTCGGCGGCGCGGTGCTGGTGCCGTACCTCGTGTCGCGGTTCGTGTACCGCGACCACGCGATCCGGTTCCCCTGGCGCGGTGGCGGGCGGTGGACGCGGTGGCAGTGGGCGTGGTTGGTTGCCGTCCTGGTGCTCGGGTGGCTGTTGCTCCCGTTCTACTTCATCACCTCCGGTGTCTACGAGAACTGGCCCGTCGTCGACACCCCGGACCTGATCGCGCGGCTCTTCGTCGGGGTCGGCGCGGTGGGCATCTGGGATGAGCTGTTCTTCATCTGCACCTGTTTCGCCCTGCTGCGACGTCACTTCGCCGACGCAACCGCAAACGTGCTGCAGGCCGTCGTGTTCGTGTCGTTCCTCTGGGAGCTCGGCTACCGCGCATGGGGCCCGGCGCTTACGATCCCGTTCGCGCTGCTGCAAGCCGTCATCTTCCTGCGGACCAAGTCGCTCGCCTACGTCGTGACGGTGCACCTGCTGTTCGATGCCGTCGTCTTCGCCGTGCTGGTGCACGCGCACAACCCGGGGCTCCTCGACGGGCTCTTCCTCGTCCCGGCCCCCTGA
- a CDS encoding GNAT family N-acetyltransferase, with product MTILLRPWRVDDADDLSRAARSAPDLAPQFGGTDLSDPDAARDFISRFLRFDDSAKNWAVEVHGEAVGNAGATGIEFRHQTAWMSYWLAASARGKGIAVAAVARISEWAFASGLHRLELGHRVNNPASCRVARAAGFPAEGVERQKLRYGDTRFDVETHARLATDPSPSTHGTAVALRTDVQVRRQV from the coding sequence ATGACCATCCTCCTGCGCCCGTGGCGCGTCGACGACGCGGACGACCTCAGCCGAGCGGCGCGAAGCGCCCCCGACCTCGCACCGCAGTTCGGGGGCACGGACCTGTCCGATCCGGATGCCGCGCGTGACTTCATCTCGCGGTTCCTCCGATTCGACGACAGCGCGAAGAACTGGGCCGTCGAGGTCCACGGGGAGGCCGTCGGCAACGCCGGCGCGACGGGCATCGAGTTCCGTCACCAGACCGCGTGGATGTCGTATTGGCTTGCGGCATCCGCCCGGGGGAAAGGAATCGCGGTCGCCGCGGTCGCGCGCATCAGCGAGTGGGCCTTCGCCTCCGGCCTCCATCGACTCGAACTGGGGCATCGCGTGAACAACCCGGCATCCTGCCGCGTCGCTCGCGCCGCCGGATTCCCGGCAGAGGGCGTCGAGCGCCAGAAGCTCCGCTACGGCGACACGCGATTCGACGTCGAAACCCACGCCCGGCTCGCCACCGATCCGTCGCCCTCCACACACGGAACTGCCGTCGCACTGCGGACGGATGTCCAGGTGCGACGGCAGGTCTGA
- a CDS encoding DUF222 domain-containing protein encodes MSGDEEFERWPTEVPIDVPSTLDWVVMCADMATVHAAQRYRCIVELWDDAIAEEHRNDRDAVLVERSVRLEVASALRITEHAAGRLMGLGRALVYRYPQVLDSMSHAGITDTHATIIVDGLDELEVVRGELVGEVLMLAEEMPTGPFRRAVKRIVDREREATIAERHADAVAHRHVRVEPGVDGMAWLTAHLPAVEAHAIYGRLSAIAKTLDDDERTLDQKRADVFGDLLIDGETASVPDSARGIRPTVAITVPALTLLTGEGPTAQVDGVGPIPLDRARELCGAASGWMRVLTHPDTGVVLSVGREQYRPPADLRRLVAWRAARCMAPGCGIPAHRCDIDHTVDWHHGGHTDASNLAPLCRGHHTVKHHTDWRVRAKPGGALEWTSPAGRVYLVQPERRIPQFTTDPPPF; translated from the coding sequence ATGTCCGGGGATGAGGAGTTCGAGCGGTGGCCCACTGAGGTGCCCATCGACGTCCCGTCGACCCTCGACTGGGTGGTGATGTGCGCGGACATGGCGACCGTCCACGCGGCGCAACGCTACCGGTGCATCGTCGAGTTGTGGGACGACGCGATCGCGGAAGAGCACCGGAACGACCGCGACGCGGTACTCGTGGAACGGTCAGTACGCCTCGAAGTCGCGAGCGCACTGCGGATCACCGAGCACGCCGCGGGACGCTTGATGGGCCTCGGACGGGCGCTGGTGTACCGGTACCCGCAGGTGCTCGACTCGATGAGTCATGCGGGCATCACCGACACGCACGCGACGATCATCGTCGACGGACTCGACGAGCTCGAGGTCGTCCGGGGTGAGCTCGTCGGTGAGGTGCTGATGCTGGCGGAGGAGATGCCGACGGGACCGTTCCGACGTGCGGTGAAACGGATCGTGGATCGGGAACGAGAAGCGACCATTGCCGAGCGTCACGCGGATGCCGTGGCCCACCGCCACGTGCGCGTAGAGCCGGGCGTTGACGGGATGGCCTGGCTCACCGCACACCTCCCCGCCGTCGAAGCGCACGCGATCTACGGCAGGCTCAGCGCAATCGCGAAGACCCTCGACGATGACGAACGCACCCTCGACCAGAAACGCGCCGACGTGTTCGGGGACCTGCTCATCGATGGGGAAACCGCCTCCGTCCCCGACTCTGCACGCGGGATCCGCCCAACCGTCGCGATCACGGTCCCCGCGTTGACACTGCTCACCGGAGAAGGCCCGACCGCGCAGGTCGACGGCGTCGGCCCCATCCCGCTCGACCGGGCGCGGGAGTTGTGTGGTGCGGCATCCGGGTGGATGCGGGTTCTCACCCATCCCGACACCGGGGTCGTGCTCTCCGTGGGACGCGAGCAGTACCGACCACCCGCAGACCTCCGACGCCTCGTCGCCTGGCGCGCAGCACGCTGCATGGCACCCGGATGCGGGATCCCCGCCCACCGATGCGACATCGACCACACCGTCGACTGGCACCACGGCGGACACACCGACGCCAGCAACCTCGCCCCGCTCTGCCGAGGCCATCACACCGTCAAACACCACACTGATTGGCGCGTCAGAGCGAAACCCGGCGGAGCGCTCGAATGGACCTCACCCGCAGGCAGGGTCTACCTCGTGCAACCCGAACGCCGCATCCCGCAGTTCACCACCGACCCACCACCGTTCTGA
- a CDS encoding pyridoxamine 5'-phosphate oxidase family protein, whose protein sequence is MATENDPRATLIDLLPKFRFAMVTTTNDEGALTARPLTVQDREFDGDLWFIVGCDSSVASHVGARPQVGVALSANDAWVSLAGRAEIVDDLARLREYWSPGVEAWFPEGPEDPNITLLKVDAVSGEYWSSPGGVVASIVSLVKSKVTGQAYEGKNDTVEL, encoded by the coding sequence ATGGCCACCGAGAACGATCCCCGCGCGACACTCATCGACCTCCTGCCGAAGTTCCGCTTCGCGATGGTCACCACGACAAACGACGAGGGTGCGCTGACCGCGCGGCCGCTCACGGTGCAGGACAGGGAGTTCGACGGCGATCTCTGGTTCATCGTCGGCTGCGATTCGTCCGTGGCATCGCACGTCGGTGCCCGCCCCCAGGTGGGCGTGGCGCTCAGCGCGAACGACGCGTGGGTCTCGCTCGCCGGGCGCGCAGAGATCGTCGACGACCTGGCGCGGTTGCGCGAATACTGGTCCCCGGGCGTCGAGGCGTGGTTTCCCGAAGGCCCCGAGGACCCGAACATCACCCTCCTCAAGGTCGACGCCGTGTCGGGGGAGTACTGGAGCAGCCCCGGCGGTGTCGTCGCCTCGATCGTCAGCCTCGTGAAGTCCAAGGTCACCGGCCAGGCCTACGAGGGCAAGAACGACACCGTCGAGCTCTGA
- a CDS encoding TPM domain-containing protein, whose amino-acid sequence MRSRLTSVVAASVAIVAGSLALSGPAFATEPIALGDTHVLDASDVLNDAQESSLDARLDRLTEDSGVDLWVVYVDDFTDPSGAQQWAEATAERNNLGPNQYLLAIATEGRAYYLSSDSSGPIADGTITSIEQERVFPALSDGDWEGAGVAAADGLADARAGGGGGLVWVVVIVVAALGALVVWALVRRRRRAATGATSGRVEVPLDELERDAGAALVQTDDAITTSAQELGFAKAEFGDSATVEFEQAITDARTSLERAFALQQQMDDETPDSPAQQRAWYEEILERCRTAAATLEEKGDAFDALRDLAKNAPEALARVQQRRADVGARTDALDARLAELRSVYRPDALTTVADNPAQARDRLTFADARLAEAQAEVSAGDGTGAAVGIRAAEQAVEQADQLQTAVEKLAADLASAERDGAALVTELEADLAAAAATPDPDSRLAPVIASTRQNLDAARDVLTGSARDPLSAVNLLQGANTAIDGALGEIRDAQLRADRAERVLAQALLQAKAQVSAAEGFISARRGAVGATARTRLAEAGATLVQATQLQQTDPEQALSLAQRAAALAGEATQRAQSDVGSFAGGGNAGGGGDFGGMLGGIILGSLLGGGGGSRRSSGGFGGGFGGGSSRGGRSGGSIRRSSGGGSRSRRGGGRF is encoded by the coding sequence ATGCGATCCCGCCTGACATCCGTCGTGGCGGCGTCGGTCGCGATCGTCGCCGGTTCCCTCGCGCTGAGCGGACCGGCCTTCGCCACGGAACCGATCGCCCTCGGCGACACCCATGTGCTCGACGCGTCCGACGTTCTGAACGATGCGCAGGAATCCAGCCTCGACGCACGCCTCGACCGGCTGACCGAGGATTCCGGGGTGGACCTCTGGGTCGTCTACGTCGACGACTTCACCGACCCGAGCGGCGCGCAGCAGTGGGCGGAAGCGACCGCGGAGCGGAACAACCTCGGCCCCAACCAGTACCTCCTCGCCATCGCCACGGAAGGTCGCGCATACTACCTGTCGTCCGACTCCTCGGGTCCCATCGCCGACGGCACCATCACGTCGATCGAGCAGGAACGCGTCTTCCCCGCACTGTCCGACGGGGATTGGGAGGGAGCCGGTGTCGCCGCAGCCGACGGGCTCGCCGACGCGCGCGCAGGCGGCGGGGGCGGACTGGTCTGGGTCGTCGTCATCGTCGTCGCCGCTCTCGGCGCCCTCGTGGTGTGGGCGCTCGTCCGTCGGCGACGTCGCGCGGCGACCGGTGCGACATCCGGTCGGGTCGAGGTGCCCCTCGACGAACTGGAACGTGACGCCGGCGCCGCCCTCGTCCAGACCGACGACGCGATCACGACCAGCGCGCAGGAGCTCGGGTTCGCGAAAGCGGAGTTCGGGGATTCCGCCACCGTCGAGTTCGAACAGGCGATCACCGACGCGCGCACGTCACTGGAGCGCGCGTTCGCCCTGCAGCAGCAGATGGATGACGAGACGCCCGACTCCCCCGCGCAGCAGCGGGCCTGGTACGAGGAGATCCTCGAGCGGTGCCGCACGGCTGCGGCGACGCTGGAGGAGAAGGGCGACGCCTTCGACGCGCTCCGCGACCTCGCCAAGAACGCTCCGGAGGCGCTCGCCCGCGTCCAGCAACGCCGTGCCGACGTCGGCGCGCGCACGGACGCGCTCGATGCCCGCCTTGCGGAACTCCGTTCGGTGTACCGCCCCGACGCTCTCACCACCGTCGCCGACAACCCCGCGCAGGCGCGCGACCGACTGACCTTCGCCGATGCGCGGCTGGCAGAGGCCCAGGCCGAGGTCTCCGCCGGTGACGGCACGGGGGCGGCCGTCGGCATCCGTGCCGCAGAGCAGGCCGTCGAGCAGGCCGACCAGCTTCAGACGGCGGTCGAGAAGCTCGCCGCCGACCTCGCCAGCGCCGAGCGCGACGGCGCGGCGCTCGTCACCGAGCTCGAGGCGGACCTCGCCGCCGCGGCCGCGACTCCCGACCCCGACTCCCGCCTGGCACCGGTGATCGCCTCCACGCGTCAGAACCTCGACGCGGCCCGCGACGTCCTCACCGGGAGCGCCCGCGACCCCTTGTCAGCCGTCAACCTGCTGCAGGGCGCGAACACCGCGATCGACGGAGCGCTCGGCGAGATCCGCGACGCGCAGCTGCGCGCCGACCGCGCGGAGCGCGTCCTCGCCCAGGCCCTTCTGCAGGCCAAGGCGCAGGTGTCGGCCGCCGAGGGCTTCATCAGCGCACGCCGGGGGGCCGTCGGAGCCACCGCTCGCACCCGCCTCGCCGAAGCCGGTGCGACGCTCGTCCAGGCGACCCAGCTGCAGCAGACCGACCCCGAGCAGGCGCTCTCGCTCGCGCAACGCGCCGCCGCGCTCGCGGGCGAGGCGACGCAACGCGCGCAGAGCGACGTCGGATCGTTCGCCGGCGGCGGAAACGCTGGCGGCGGGGGCGACTTCGGCGGCATGCTGGGCGGCATCATCCTCGGCTCGCTCCTCGGCGGCGGCGGCGGATCGCGACGTTCCTCCGGCGGCTTCGGCGGTGGCTTCGGCGGCGGATCCTCACGCGGCGGACGCAGCGGCGGCTCGATCCGACGCAGCAGCGGCGGCGGGTCCCGCTCCCGGCGAGGAGGCGGTCGCTTCTGA
- the trmB gene encoding tRNA (guanosine(46)-N7)-methyltransferase TrmB yields the protein MPDPDAPESAPRFRDKPVSFVRRSGRMSDGQERAWEDHSGTYLLEVERDAAATSIRPGSTIDPVAEFGRASALIVEIGSGQGHAIVRAAAHAPETDFIAVEVFRAGLARTMLDADRAGVRNLRLVEANAPEVLEHLLPEASVDEVWIFFPDPWHKNKHNKRRLVADGFPELAARALRDGGVLRLATDWEDYARQMRDVLADAADFEPAFEGEWADRFDGRVMTAFERKGIAKGRDIRDLTYRRRPRTA from the coding sequence ATGCCCGACCCCGACGCGCCCGAGTCGGCGCCGCGCTTCCGTGACAAGCCCGTCTCGTTCGTCCGGCGGAGCGGTCGCATGAGCGACGGACAGGAGCGTGCCTGGGAGGATCACTCGGGTACCTACCTGCTCGAGGTGGAGCGGGATGCCGCGGCCACCAGCATCCGTCCCGGTTCGACCATCGACCCGGTCGCCGAGTTCGGTCGTGCATCGGCGCTCATCGTCGAGATCGGCTCGGGTCAGGGGCACGCGATCGTGCGCGCCGCAGCGCACGCTCCGGAGACGGACTTCATCGCCGTCGAGGTCTTCCGTGCGGGGCTCGCCCGCACGATGCTCGACGCGGACCGCGCGGGAGTGCGGAACCTGCGGCTCGTGGAGGCGAACGCGCCCGAGGTCCTCGAGCACCTGCTGCCGGAGGCGTCCGTCGACGAGGTGTGGATCTTCTTCCCCGATCCGTGGCACAAGAACAAGCACAACAAGCGTCGGCTCGTCGCAGACGGGTTCCCGGAGCTCGCTGCCCGCGCGCTCCGCGACGGTGGTGTCCTGCGCCTCGCCACCGACTGGGAGGACTACGCCCGCCAGATGCGCGATGTCCTGGCGGATGCCGCCGACTTCGAGCCCGCGTTCGAGGGGGAGTGGGCGGACAGATTCGACGGTCGCGTCATGACCGCGTTCGAGCGCAAGGGCATCGCGAAAGGGCGGGACATCCGCGATCTCACCTACCGCCGCCGTCCCCGGACGGCGTGA
- a CDS encoding PspA/IM30 family protein — protein MAKQSIFGRISTLMKANINALLDSAEDPQKMLDQLVRDYTNNIADAETAIAETIGNLRLLERDHDEDVKAAAEWGNKAIAASRKADELRSAGNTTDADKFDNLAKIALQRQISEENEARAIAPSIASQTEVVDKLKDGLNGMKQKLDQLRSKRSELLARAKTAEAQNKVHDAVKSIDVLDPTSELGRFEDKVRRQEALATGKAEIAASTIDAQFNQLEDLGELTEVEARLAALKTGGNAGAIEQ, from the coding sequence ATGGCAAAGCAGTCCATCTTCGGCCGCATCTCCACCCTGATGAAGGCGAACATCAACGCGCTCCTCGACTCCGCCGAGGACCCGCAGAAGATGCTCGACCAGCTCGTGCGCGATTACACGAACAACATCGCGGATGCCGAGACGGCGATCGCCGAGACGATCGGCAACCTGCGTCTGCTCGAGCGCGACCACGACGAGGATGTGAAGGCCGCCGCCGAGTGGGGCAACAAGGCCATCGCCGCCAGCCGCAAGGCCGACGAGCTGCGCTCCGCCGGGAACACGACGGATGCCGACAAGTTCGACAACCTCGCGAAGATCGCCCTGCAGCGCCAGATCAGCGAAGAGAACGAGGCACGTGCCATCGCTCCCTCGATCGCCTCGCAGACCGAGGTCGTCGACAAGCTGAAGGACGGCCTCAACGGCATGAAGCAGAAGCTCGACCAGCTTCGCTCGAAGCGTTCCGAGCTGCTCGCCCGCGCCAAGACGGCCGAGGCCCAGAACAAGGTCCACGACGCCGTCAAGTCGATCGACGTCCTCGACCCGACGAGCGAGCTCGGCCGCTTCGAGGACAAGGTCCGCCGCCAGGAGGCTCTCGCCACCGGCAAGGCGGAGATCGCCGCTTCGACGATCGACGCGCAGTTCAACCAGCTCGAGGACCTCGGCGAGCTGACCGAGGTCGAGGCGCGCCTGGCCGCGCTGAAGACCGGCGGCAACGCCGGCGCGATCGAGCAGTAA
- a CDS encoding DUF3097 family protein gives MDDRYGMDVLASGWRDKGRPTVATVPAERGLVVELAGDDFVGAVTGVTAGHVELEDRHGRVRLFPIGGGFLVDGRPVQLVPPRAAAPAGRTRTASGSFADPQARARVARASRILVEGRHDAELVEKVWGADLRIEGVVVEYLQGVDLLEDLLRAEPPSAERRYGVLVDHLVPGSKETRIAEQILRGPHGPHLKIVGHPYIDVWQCVTPRALGIAAWPEIPRGIEWKKGVSQALGWPAEDQTDIAHNWQRILGSVTTFRDLDPALLGRVEELIDFVTA, from the coding sequence ATGGACGACCGGTACGGAATGGATGTGCTCGCCTCAGGCTGGCGCGACAAAGGGCGACCCACCGTGGCCACGGTGCCCGCCGAACGCGGCCTCGTCGTGGAGCTCGCCGGCGACGACTTCGTCGGAGCGGTGACCGGCGTGACCGCGGGACACGTCGAGCTCGAGGACCGGCACGGCCGGGTCCGGCTGTTCCCGATCGGCGGGGGGTTCCTCGTCGACGGACGTCCCGTGCAGCTCGTGCCGCCCCGCGCCGCGGCCCCTGCGGGTCGCACGCGTACCGCCTCGGGCTCGTTCGCCGATCCGCAGGCGCGAGCCCGCGTCGCGCGGGCGTCGCGCATCCTCGTCGAAGGTCGACACGACGCCGAGCTGGTCGAGAAGGTGTGGGGCGCCGACCTCCGCATCGAAGGCGTCGTCGTCGAATACCTGCAGGGCGTCGACCTTCTCGAGGACCTGCTCCGCGCCGAGCCGCCCAGCGCCGAGCGCCGCTACGGGGTGCTCGTCGACCACCTCGTGCCAGGCTCGAAGGAGACGCGAATCGCCGAGCAGATCCTCCGCGGCCCGCACGGACCGCACCTCAAGATCGTCGGGCACCCCTACATCGACGTCTGGCAGTGCGTCACGCCGCGCGCGCTCGGGATCGCCGCCTGGCCCGAGATTCCCCGCGGGATCGAGTGGAAGAAGGGCGTCAGTCAGGCCCTCGGCTGGCCGGCTGAGGACCAGACTGACATCGCCCACAACTGGCAGCGCATCCTCGGATCCGTCACGACCTTCCGCGACCTCGACCCCGCCCTCCTCGGCCGTGTCGAGGAACTCATCGATTTCGTGACCGCATGA
- a CDS encoding Fe-S oxidoreductase has protein sequence MSPLPPPGWEERAARAVDRGRRFDRWIPGILLDSPLSRLGYLAGTTFGFVWGSLWSTGRVERRAGLWVFRGMPGATFGRGGVCVGGCFLTGDGEIDDRLLAHEATHQVQWRRYGMLMPLLYLLAGRNPLTNRFEIEAGLADGRYIPRS, from the coding sequence GTGAGCCCGCTCCCCCCGCCCGGGTGGGAGGAGCGCGCGGCGCGCGCCGTCGATCGGGGCCGCCGATTCGACCGCTGGATCCCCGGCATCCTGCTCGACTCCCCGCTCAGCCGCCTCGGATACCTCGCGGGAACGACCTTCGGATTCGTGTGGGGTTCGCTCTGGTCGACGGGCCGGGTCGAACGCCGCGCGGGCCTGTGGGTCTTCCGCGGGATGCCGGGGGCCACCTTCGGGCGAGGGGGCGTCTGCGTCGGCGGCTGCTTCCTCACCGGTGACGGCGAGATCGACGACCGTCTGCTGGCCCACGAGGCCACGCACCAGGTGCAATGGCGGCGGTACGGCATGCTGATGCCGCTCCTCTACCTGCTCGCCGGTCGAAACCCCCTCACCAACCGGTTCGAGATCGAGGCCGGTCTGGCGGACGGCCGCTACATCCCGCGCAGCTGA
- a CDS encoding multidrug efflux SMR transporter: MSWIVLIVAGMLEAVWATALGRSEGFTKLWPTVIFGVALVASMGGLAFALREIPTGTGYAVWVGIGASLTVIWAMVTGAESVSLIKILLVLGLVACIVGLKLVSD, from the coding sequence CTGTCATGGATCGTTCTCATCGTCGCCGGGATGCTCGAAGCCGTGTGGGCCACCGCACTCGGCCGCTCCGAAGGCTTCACGAAGCTCTGGCCCACGGTCATCTTCGGCGTCGCGCTCGTGGCCAGCATGGGCGGCCTCGCCTTCGCGCTGCGGGAGATCCCGACGGGAACCGGCTATGCCGTGTGGGTCGGCATCGGAGCATCCCTGACGGTCATCTGGGCGATGGTGACCGGCGCCGAATCGGTTTCGCTGATCAAGATCCTGCTCGTCCTCGGGCTCGTCGCCTGCATCGTCGGGTTGAAACTCGTCTCCGACTGA
- a CDS encoding tyrosine-protein phosphatase, whose translation MQTRLEIEGLANVRELGGLDRRDGSRTPSGVFVRAEVLDLVTEAGWDQLRCHGVTTVVDLRRPEERSGAVPTGIAIRQLDLDGDERDFWAPRERNGQWGTPLYYADHLAQLPHRLAGVLGAIAEAPRGAVLFHCGAGWDRTGLVAAVLLKAIGVTEDAATQDYLASFENADAMAELHSRSFDVHERLTILDGFGHTPESAFRAMYRQLDLDAWFRAHLDDHTANVVRTWRGSAAPAPAHR comes from the coding sequence ATGCAGACACGTCTCGAGATCGAGGGCCTCGCCAACGTCCGAGAGCTCGGCGGCCTCGATCGCCGCGACGGTTCACGCACTCCGAGCGGCGTGTTCGTGCGGGCGGAAGTGCTCGATCTGGTCACCGAAGCGGGATGGGATCAGCTGCGGTGTCACGGAGTGACGACGGTCGTCGATCTCCGCCGACCCGAAGAGAGGTCCGGCGCTGTGCCCACCGGTATCGCGATCCGTCAGCTCGATCTCGATGGGGATGAACGCGACTTCTGGGCGCCACGGGAACGCAACGGCCAGTGGGGGACTCCGCTCTATTACGCGGATCACCTCGCGCAGCTGCCGCATCGACTCGCCGGTGTCCTCGGGGCGATCGCCGAGGCTCCCCGCGGTGCAGTCCTCTTTCACTGCGGCGCCGGGTGGGACCGCACCGGCCTGGTCGCAGCCGTCCTGCTCAAGGCGATCGGCGTCACCGAGGATGCCGCCACCCAGGACTACCTCGCGTCGTTCGAGAACGCCGACGCCATGGCCGAGCTCCACTCCCGGTCCTTCGATGTCCACGAGCGATTGACGATCCTGGACGGGTTCGGGCACACCCCAGAGTCCGCGTTCCGTGCGATGTACCGCCAACTCGACCTCGACGCGTGGTTCCGCGCGCACCTCGACGACCACACCGCGAACGTGGTCCGCACTTGGCGAGGCTCGGCCGCACCCGCCCCCGCACATCGATGA
- a CDS encoding arginase family protein produces the protein MTRFVVVPQWQGSPSARAMRLIDGAEAIAEDLPRSALTRVDVPAEAGEAVGTGIRRFSTLSRVRDEIAEVLAGENEPAVVIGGDCAVAVPAIAAAAKRHPSLAIVWFDAHGDLHTPETSASGALAGMALRAAIEAGAFMPTPPATAARTILVGARALDDAEAEALDGSGITRIAADELGDSAALADAVAATGADAVYVHIDLDVLDPASVVGVLEPVPFGADPAHVIASLAVLRERMPLVGASLSGFAPATRDAAVEDLGTILRLLGALA, from the coding sequence ATGACCCGATTCGTCGTCGTCCCGCAGTGGCAGGGGTCACCGTCCGCCCGCGCGATGCGCCTCATCGACGGCGCGGAGGCGATCGCCGAAGACCTGCCGCGCTCGGCGCTCACCCGCGTCGACGTCCCCGCCGAGGCGGGCGAGGCGGTGGGTACGGGCATCCGTCGCTTCAGCACGCTCAGCCGCGTGCGCGATGAGATCGCCGAGGTTCTCGCGGGCGAGAATGAGCCCGCCGTGGTGATCGGCGGGGATTGCGCTGTGGCGGTGCCGGCGATCGCGGCGGCGGCGAAGCGGCATCCGTCTCTCGCGATCGTCTGGTTCGACGCGCACGGCGACCTGCACACGCCCGAGACCTCGGCGTCGGGGGCGCTGGCGGGGATGGCCCTCCGCGCGGCGATCGAGGCCGGCGCCTTCATGCCGACGCCACCGGCCACCGCCGCACGCACGATCCTGGTCGGTGCCCGCGCGCTCGACGACGCCGAGGCCGAGGCCCTCGACGGCTCGGGGATCACCCGGATCGCCGCTGACGAACTCGGCGACTCGGCGGCTCTCGCCGACGCCGTCGCCGCCACCGGGGCAGACGCCGTCTACGTGCACATAGACCTCGACGTCCTCGACCCGGCCAGCGTCGTCGGCGTCCTCGAGCCGGTGCCGTTCGGGGCCGACCCCGCCCACGTCATCGCCTCACTCGCGGTCCTGCGGGAACGGATGCCGCTGGTCGGCGCCTCGCTCTCCGGCTTCGCCCCCGCGACGCGGGACGCCGCGGTCGAGGACCTCGGCACGATCCTGCGCCTGCTGGGAGCCCTCGCGTGA
- a CDS encoding CoA pyrophosphatase, with amino-acid sequence MTSPAPAAAAREQLIQLVESVASGALQPGFEALRAMPSVPGARPAAVLILFGVLDDVLAEREHTSGAISRDLDVLLLSRAETLRAHPGQVAFPGGRVDPEDADVVAASLREAWEETGLDVDGVDVLGTLEPIPLEHSRHLVTPVLAWWRRPSPVRVVDEAESADVFRAPVADLLDPAHRGMTVLQSERGEFRGPAFLIPTARGPRLVWGFTAMILDGLFSRLGWNEPWDHGRVIALPGQNE; translated from the coding sequence ATGACCTCTCCTGCGCCCGCCGCCGCCGCGCGGGAGCAGCTGATCCAGCTCGTCGAGTCGGTCGCGAGCGGCGCGCTGCAGCCGGGTTTCGAGGCCCTGCGAGCGATGCCCTCGGTGCCGGGAGCGCGTCCGGCGGCGGTCCTGATCCTCTTCGGTGTCCTCGACGACGTGCTGGCCGAACGCGAGCACACGTCCGGTGCCATCTCCCGTGATCTCGACGTTCTGCTGCTGTCGCGGGCGGAGACCTTGCGCGCTCACCCGGGTCAGGTCGCCTTCCCGGGCGGACGCGTCGACCCGGAGGATGCCGATGTCGTCGCGGCATCCCTGCGGGAAGCGTGGGAAGAGACCGGCCTCGATGTCGACGGGGTCGACGTGCTCGGCACCCTCGAACCGATCCCGCTCGAACACTCCCGCCACCTCGTGACTCCTGTGCTCGCCTGGTGGCGGCGCCCGTCGCCGGTCCGTGTCGTCGACGAGGCCGAATCGGCAGACGTGTTCCGCGCTCCCGTGGCGGACCTCCTCGATCCCGCGCACCGAGGGATGACCGTGCTCCAGAGCGAACGAGGCGAATTCCGCGGCCCCGCTTTCCTCATCCCTACGGCCCGTGGCCCACGCCTCGTCTGGGGCTTCACGGCGATGATCCTCGACGGCCTCTTCTCCCGTCTCGGATGGAACGAGCCGTGGGATCACGGCCGCGTCATCGCGCTGCCAGGTCAGAACGAGTAG